From uncultured Pseudodesulfovibrio sp.:
CTCCCGGCAATGAAGTCACATCAGCCAGTGTATAATATGAGCCGTCCGGCACATGGGGCGTCAGCCCGATATCCCGCAGGGTGTCGCAAAACATATCCCGCTTCCTCTGATGATCATCAGATATACCTTGATAATACTCCGGCCCCAGCTCCTCCAACCCTTTGGCGGCACCTATCTGCAAGGGAGCGGGCGCACAGACATAGACCAAATCGCTGAAATGCCCGATAGGCAAAGCCCACTCAGGATCGCAGATGGCATACCCAAGCCTCCAGCCAGTGATCGCAAAGACCTTGGACAGGCCTGAAATGGTGATCGTCCGCCGAGCCATGCCCGGAATAGTCGCAGGGCTAATGTGTTCGTGTCCGTCGAACACAAAGTGTTCATAAATCTCATCGGTAAAAACAAAAATATCATGGGACTCGGCAAAGTCGGCAATAAGTTCCAGTTCCTTGCGGGAAAAGATCTTACCCGCAGGGTTGGCCGGTGTATTCAAAATCATGGCGCGGGTCTTTGATGTAACAGCCTGCTCCAAATCTTCGGAGGTAAACTCCCAATTCGGCGGCTCCAGAATGACGGATACCGGTTTGATGCCCAACGAAGCCATGGTCACTATATGATAGCCATAGTATGGCTCGAAAACGATGACTTCGTCGCCCTCGTTAAGCAAAGCAAGGCAGGCTGCATAGAATGCTCCCGTGGCTCCGGCAGAAGCAACCACCTGATTCTCCGGGTTCACATCCATGCCGGTATATCGTTTCTGCTTGGCAGCTATAGCTTCACGGAACCGGGGCAGCCCATCGAAGCGGGTATAAATATTGGTGCCCGCCTTCATGGCTTCCTCTGCCCCCTTGATGACCACCTCCGGCACGGGCAGATCACACACACCCTGTGCCAGGTTCACGCCGGACACTCGCGCGCATTCCAGCGTCATATTCCTGATTTCGGATTGGGCCACCAACGGTCTTCGCTTGCTCACTTTCAACGTCATGGGGTATTCTCTTCCTCATCCTCTGAAATTTTTACATGAAGGCACACTGTATATGACTTCACTCAGGAATAAAACCCTTGTCCTGACAGGCGCATCCATGGGTATCGGCGCTGCCCTTGCCCGTGAACTGGCACATGATGGCGTCAACCTCGTCCTTGGAGCGCGCACCGAATCAAAACTGACAAAAACTCGCGATGCATGCCGTGCACTCGGCATCAAAGCGGAATGTCTGGCTGGTGATGTATCCTCCTCCAACGTAGCTCAAGAGTTGATACAAACAGCCCATGAACTCGGCAACTTTCATGGATTCATTCATGCCGCCGGAGTTCTCGCACCCGGTCCAACGATCTGGGAAACCACCAAGACCCGATTCCGCGAAGTCATGAACGCTTCCGTCGATGCGGCCCACCAACTCATTCGCCATGCCACGCCTCTTCTTCTTGAACGAGGTGAAGGGTTGGCCGTTTTTTTCGGCTCCGGTGCGGCGGAACGCGCCCAACCCGGTATTGGAGCATATTGCACAGCCAAAGCCGCCGAAGAACATCTGGCCCGTCAATTAGCCGCTGAAGCTCCGGTCATCACCACTATCATTTGGCGACCGGGGATTGTGGAAACTCGGATGCAAAAAGATGCCAGAAACTCCACAGGAGGGAGTGCGGATCAACTCAAATCCGTCTTCAAACCATGGAAAAAAGATGGACTTCTCATGACGCCCAAACAATCTGCGCGGGGCTTGGCCGACTTCCTCCACAATAACCCACAACGCTATCACGGCAAAATCGCGGATGTCCGAAACATCTGAGGTTTTGTTGACGGAAACCCCCGGACCCCATATATCCTGATAGAGGAATCCAATCCATTATCCGTACAAGGAGATACCATGAAAAAATGTGCATACGCATTCTGTCTGCTTTTCATCTTCGGCCTGCTGACCGCCTGTGGTGGTGATGACGTTGCCGACGATCCGAATCTGTCTTCAGAGGCAAAAAACATTGTCGAAGAAATCGGTGGTCCTTTCTCCGATTCGGAATTCAAAAAATTTCTCGCAGACCTCCCGGATATCCCGAGCATGACCGCTCACTCCCAGCAAGACATCGGAGAGGTCAGTGGGGCAGATTTGTCTGCCAAGATTCTTGCCGAAGTCAAAAGCAAAGGATGGAATGAAGAACGCTTCATGTACATATACAGCCATTCCATGGCCATGGTGAATGTGGAACAAATCAACACCATGAACGAGCAGGTCAAAAAGCAGATGGAAGACATGCCGGAAGAGCAAAAGAAGATGATGGAACAGATGTTGGACAAACAGATGGGCGGACAGATGGAAGCGTACAAGGCTGAAGTCGATAAACAAGTGCCGGCCTCTGAACAGGCTATCATTCGGGACAACATGGAAGCCCTGTACGCCGCATTCGGCCTGCCTCAGGAATAATTCATAATGATTGAACGACTCACCTTGTGGGGGTTGACTCCGGGCCGCCATATTCCTGATATAGAATTGCCCGGC
This genomic window contains:
- a CDS encoding pyridoxal phosphate-dependent aminotransferase yields the protein MTLKVSKRRPLVAQSEIRNMTLECARVSGVNLAQGVCDLPVPEVVIKGAEEAMKAGTNIYTRFDGLPRFREAIAAKQKRYTGMDVNPENQVVASAGATGAFYAACLALLNEGDEVIVFEPYYGYHIVTMASLGIKPVSVILEPPNWEFTSEDLEQAVTSKTRAMILNTPANPAGKIFSRKELELIADFAESHDIFVFTDEIYEHFVFDGHEHISPATIPGMARRTITISGLSKVFAITGWRLGYAICDPEWALPIGHFSDLVYVCAPAPLQIGAAKGLEELGPEYYQGISDDHQRKRDMFCDTLRDIGLTPHVPDGSYYTLADVTSLPGETAKERALYLLEKTGVACVPGSAFYSGPVGETLVRFCFAKEMDALEDAMNRLRELG
- a CDS encoding SDR family NAD(P)-dependent oxidoreductase, producing MTSLRNKTLVLTGASMGIGAALARELAHDGVNLVLGARTESKLTKTRDACRALGIKAECLAGDVSSSNVAQELIQTAHELGNFHGFIHAAGVLAPGPTIWETTKTRFREVMNASVDAAHQLIRHATPLLLERGEGLAVFFGSGAAERAQPGIGAYCTAKAAEEHLARQLAAEAPVITTIIWRPGIVETRMQKDARNSTGGSADQLKSVFKPWKKDGLLMTPKQSARGLADFLHNNPQRYHGKIADVRNI